The following proteins are encoded in a genomic region of Hemibagrus wyckioides isolate EC202008001 linkage group LG29, SWU_Hwy_1.0, whole genome shotgun sequence:
- the LOC131349330 gene encoding natural killer cell receptor 2B4-like, with translation MTLRRNGNMLLNILTEIRTLRTLLLLLCCLLCEAGDETVTLQEVEGTTITLHTGITGIQSDAQVLWLYGPKKAEEKILNSQVFKGETVTEISERFKERLQLDRISGALTIRNISRTDSGVYLLQVLTGRFSSRTFSVSVYAPVSAPVIRNQRGNRSVFSTEPCFLLCSVENGEDVNLSWYRENERISITNNTDLSVPLNLSLQIQHHDENTNTYICVSANPVSYKTTSLSITQLCYHNSGKNDHSPSLLPALISAGVFLLLILTGFVWVWLKRKNIKLVRKLEELTYTEVKITAHSAERVKKEENSRIMDDQEQYTFVMYSAVKKLT, from the exons ATGACGTTGAGGAGAAACGGAAACATGCTCCTGAATATTTTAACAGAAATCAGGACTCTCAGGACTCTTCTTCTCCTGCTGTGCT GTTTACTGTGTGAAGCTGGAGACGAGACGGTCACACTGCAGGAAGTGGAAGGAACCACTATAACTCTCCATACTGGGATAACTGGAATTCAGAGTGATGCTCAGGTTCTGTGGCTTTATGGACCTAAGAAAGCAGAGGAAAAGATATTGAACAGTCAGGTGTTTAAAGGAGAAACTGTTACAGAAATCAGTGAGAGATTTAAAGAGAGACTGCAGCTGGACAGAATCAGTGGAGCTTTAACCATCAGGAACATCAGCAGAACTGATTCTggagtttatttattacaagtTCTTACTGGACGTTTCTCATCTAGGactttcagtgtcagtgtttatg CTCCAGTATCAGCTCCAGTAATAAGAAATCAAAGAGGAAACCGAAGTGTGTTTTCCACAGAGCCGTGTTTCCTCCTGTGCTCTGTGGAGAATGGAGAAGATGTGAATTTATCCTGgtacagagagaatgagagaatctCCATCACCAATAACACAGATCTCAGTGTTCCCCTCAATCTCTCACTTCAAATACAACACCATGACGAGAACACTAACACTTACATCTGTGTGTCTGCAAACCCTGTCAGCTATAAAACAACTTCTCTCAGCATCACACAGCTCTGTTATCACAACTCAG GAAAAAACGATCATTCTCCTTCACTGCTTCCTGCCCTGATATCAGCTGGAGTTTTCCTGCTACTAATACTAACAGGATTTGTGTGGGTTTggctgaaaagaaaaaacatcaag CTTGTAAGGAAACTTGAGGAACTGACTTACACTGAGGTGAAAATTACAGCTCACAGTGCAGAGAGAGTTAAAAAG GAAGAAAACTCCAGAATAATGGATGATCAAGAGCAGTATACCTTCGTGATGTATTCAGCTGTGAAGAAACTCACATAA